Genomic segment of Mercurialis annua linkage group LG6, ddMerAnnu1.2, whole genome shotgun sequence:
TCACCATTATATCTGTACCCTTCTGCAGTTTCCACCTTATTTTTCTTCACTAAAAACTGttcatcttttatttatttccaaCTTTAAACCTCTACtcagttcttttttttttttacttaaagaTTGTGTTTTTTCTGTTCAAAAGTGTTCGACCTTTAAACCCATTATTCATTACAACTTTTAAGAACTGGGGTGTTTTTGAATTGTTTAGCAACATTGTTTTGGAACTGTTTTTAGCTTAGAATATGATGCTTGTTGTTTAAGGTTTATGATGAGTAATAGTTTGGTGAACTGTGGACCTGTTTTTAGTTCTTTGTCTTCAATATCAAGTCTTTATTCTTGTTCCCTACAAATTTTAGTTTGGTCAgctgtaaaaatattttaaatttaagttcTAAGTGTTGGTGTTTTGTGAATTTTTTCTGTGAAAGtcctatcttttagtttaatAGTTTGAATTCAAGATCCTGTATGGTGCTTTGAGTGTGATTTTGAGTCTTTTGGAGCTTGGTTCAGCTTCATCTAGCTACATTTTTCATGTTAAATTGTgcatttttatgaaattttgtttttgctGGACTGAACTGTTGGAAAGATAAGagaatttggtttgattttggttaagaGAGAGTGTTACGTGTAGTAAATGCATGGATCGAAGGGAAGCTATGGCAATGTCTGGCTCTGCTTCATACTACATGCAGAGAGGGATGAGTGGGCCTGGAACACAGGCTGGTTTAAATGTTTCATCAGGAATTAATCCTTTAAGTGCTACAAATATGTCATTTCAATCTAATGTTGGAGGGAATACAATTGGATCTACATTACCTATGGAAATTTCAGCAGCGGTTTCACCTCATGGTGTCAATGCTGGTGGTGCACCAGCTGTGGCTTTACCATCTGGTGAGTCTGGAAAAAGGAAAAGAGGAAGGCCCCGGAAATATGGACCGGATGGGAGTGTCTCGTTGGCATTATCGCCCTCGGTGTCTACTCATCCTGGTACAATCACCCCGACCCAGAAGCGGGGTAGAGGCCGGCCTCCCGGGACTGGGAGGAAGCAACAATTAGCTTCCCTAGGTAACATTCCTTCAAAATGTTgctatttatgttatattttgatgGAACATGATGAGATGTTGAGTATGTGACTAAACTAGTTTATTGCTTTGTTGCTATGCTACATTGGAAGGAAAATGCTAAAATTGGAAGCGGGGAAACCAAAATCGGGGAAAcctgattttttataaaagtatagGTTAGGAATATAAAATTTCGAGTTTTAGAAGCTTTTTTCTAAAGCGGAAACGGAATGTTTATATGTTAGACTCGACAAGTTCTCATGCAATGTAGCTATGTGGAAATACTATTGCTTTGTGTGAGATGATGAATGTGTAACTAAACTAGTTTATAGCTTGGTGGCTATGTTGTACGGAAATGGTAATGCTATAATCTCAAAAGGCCAAAATAGGAAATGACAAAACGATATTTCTTACAAATATACAAGTTTGGAATATAAAGTTTTAGAGTCTTAGAAGTGTTTACAAAAGCGGAAACAAAATGTTAGAAATGTTGGACTTGTTGTAAATACTATTGAGATTTTCTTGTTCGGAGATTTTTCAGTAAAATTTCCTATGTCTTCTATTGCCTGCGTATCTGCTTTCTAATCTTATTAGATGAACAATTTGAATGATGATATTTTCAGTAACTTCCATAAATATCTATCGGGGACGATGAGGATCACATTGGAGTTAAACATGCTTGGATTTGCAAAAACTGTTGACTTTGACTATCTTAGCCATGCTAGCAAGAATTTGCATATTTACATGCTTGCTTTCTATTATCATGAACCAATATGATtgattaattcttttttttagtACAAATTAGATTGTCATTGCTGAAATCTATTTTACGCAATGTCCACTGTAGGTGTTTATTCTTGATGGTTCTCGACTTGGAGCTTAGAAGCATGATTCTGCTTTGTGAAATTCTCatgaattgataaatttatcTTAAACACATAATTTATGTAAAAATCTGTCTTGATACACTTATTGTTGGTATGTTAACTGATGTAAACTGTAACTGTTTTGCCAGGCTCATGGCTGTCGGGTTCTGCTGGGATCGGTTTTACTCCACATATCATTACCATGGCAGTCGGAGAAGTATGATGCCTTTTCTTAAAAGAAATTCTTAATTATAGTTCAAAATAATGAAGCAttgctttaattttttattgaaaatgcTCAATTTCTGGTGTAGGACATTGCAACAAAAATTGTGTCTTTCGCACAGCAAGGACCAAGAGCTATATGCATCTTATCGGCAAATGGTGCTGTCTCTACTGTGACTCTTCGTCAGCCATCAACTTCAGGGGGCACTGTCACATATGAGGTCTGAACCTCTAAAACTTACTCTCTTTTTTGTTCTCTCCAAAGTTGTCTTTGGAATAATTATTGATTATAGCCGCATATAATACTTTTACTCGCATGTATTGTTTAAACATCAATAATATTCAGATATTTATGCCTATAGGCCAAACCCATAGATAtgctaaaaaaaaaactaatagcTCAATACTATTAATATTACAGTCAGAATTTGATAGCTCAAACAGTCATCGGACTTGAGAAAACGCTTTTCAATTTGCAAAAGCTATCCGCTTCAACTGATATGTGTAACATTAGCTTCCTGATTTTGAATCTCTTTTAATTTTCAACTCTTTTTAGTTATCCTCTGTGCATATCTGTTGAAATCTAAACTACTTCGGTTTGATCTGCAGGGGCGCTTCGAAATTTTATGTTTGTCGGGCTCTTACTTGGTAACTAATAATGGTGGCTCCCAACATCGAACAGGTGGGCTAAGTGCCTCTCTTGCTAGTCCTGATGGTCGTGTTATTGGTGGAGGAATAGGCGGTGTGCTTATTGCTGCAAGCCCTGTTCAGGTATCTCGTTTTTTTTCCATCATCTAGCTTTCATGATCAAAATCTTTTCTGTTACCTTGTAGAAATTTCTCGACGATAAGATGAAATATCTGAACTTAACCTGGCTTCTTGCATTTTAAATTTCGAATCACAATAAATTTAAGTGTGATTCAGGCGGTTTTCACTCATGATTAATATGATATCTCATTAGGTGATAGTGGGAAGTTTCTTATGGGGTGGTTcaaagacgaagaacaagaaaGTGGAAGGTTCCGATGGGGCCAGAGATGACCATCAGACAGTTGAGAATCCCGTATCTCCGCCTAACGTTCCACCAACTCAGAACCTTACTCCAAACTCATCAGTCGGTTTATGGCCCACTCCACAGCCTGTTGACATGCGCAACGCACATATGGACATTGATTTGATGCGCGGGTAATAATTCAGATTGGTCATTTCATGGATGATGTGTATATTCTGCTTTTTCAGCACTCACCGGAATCTCATCTTCTCAAGTCCGCCAATGAGGCTTAAAGTCGGGCTGCCTGATTCCGGGGGAAGACACTTCTCACTTTATTTAACCTTTGGCAGACAATGGATTGTGCTCATTTCGCAGCTTAATGACAATTAATTCGACATATTAGTGATAGCCAATTTAACTTGTAAGGTTTTCAGATCTTCTCTCTAAAAACTTAGGTGTTTAGTTGCAGCAATCTGGTAATTGATTTAGTAGTTAATCCAAGAGATGTATTTTGAAAGTTTTCCACTTTAGTTATGAATGGACAAATCTAATTATTTTAGCAAAATTATTATGGCATCGTATTTTAGTTGAAATTCTGAATTTTGTCTTGATGCTGGCAGTCTCTCTAGAAAAAAATGCAGAATCCTCCATATGAGACGATCAATTAATTAATCTCAACTTTTAACTGTATTTTGTCTTCATCCTCCATATAAAAAACTTAACTacattaaaataaagaaaaagaattgcACAAAATGTTCTTATATTAGTCATTGGATGAAAGATTatgtttctttaattaaaaagatCTTTATTTCAGATTAAATAATTGCAAATTTAAGATCACCTCTCTATAAAAACTCCTAGTCTTATGAGTATTCTCCACAGCAAAACCATCATAAAAACAAGTTAGTTATACAgaacaaacagaaaaaaaatggaaaaccaAGTTATCTCCAACATTCTTCTAATATCCTCTGTTCTCATTCTTGTTTTCAGTTTTGCAGCCTCTCAATCCTGCAGTCCTAGCGGCGCAATTCGAGGTACAAAGCCTCCTCCGGGACAATGCAATCAAGAAAACGATTCGGATTGCTGTGTACAAGGCAAAATGTACACTACATTCAAGTGTTCACCTCCGGTGACCGGAAATACTACAGCAACAATGACAATTAACAGCTTTGCAGCGGGCGGTGACGGCGGTGGGCCGTCGGAATGTGATAATAAGTATCATTCAGATGATGAGCTGGTGGTAGCACTCTCTACAGGATGGTTTAATAACATGAGTAGGTGTTTGAAATATGTTAATATCCATGGGAATGGAAAAAGTGTTATGGCTAAAGTAGTTGATGAATGTGATTCTACTATGGGATGTGATTCTGATCATGATTATCAGCCGCCTTGTCCGAACAACATTGTGGATGCCTCGAAAGCTGTGTGGAGCGGCTTAGGAATATCCGATCCCGATGATGTTGGATCGTTGGATATATCTTGGTCAGATGCTTGAGTtctttatatatacatgtgtaGCTTCTTATCCAAGTTATTTCTTTCCTTTATCAGGTTGTTATGTATGCTATGTAATCTATCTGTACTTGGAACTTTTCTATGTAAAAATGCAGTGTATTTTGTACCTTAATTGGCTTCTGATTTCTTTTCTTATCTCGTTTCATATTGTTTAGTTTTTTATGAACTATACACGAGCTCATATTTACCacttttatgaattttaatcaatattCAGTAAAAATATCACTCATATTTTAAAGATAGGCTATAATCAAGAAAGTTATTCAAATCAACCAGTAATCTAATAATTAATGAGGGttggaaattataaaatttacagTAATTGACTTCTTAAATTATGCATACATTTCATACAATTTTCATcaagaaaaatacaaaacagAATATGCAGAAGACAGCAAATGAAGCTATACAAGCATTCACAAAACAGAACCTAGATCAGCCACATAGATGAAAACTCAACTCAGAACCTTAAAAGTTGTGCAAATG
This window contains:
- the LOC126687238 gene encoding AT-hook motif nuclear-localized protein 9 — translated: MDRREAMAMSGSASYYMQRGMSGPGTQAGLNVSSGINPLSATNMSFQSNVGGNTIGSTLPMEISAAVSPHGVNAGGAPAVALPSGESGKRKRGRPRKYGPDGSVSLALSPSVSTHPGTITPTQKRGRGRPPGTGRKQQLASLGSWLSGSAGIGFTPHIITMAVGEDIATKIVSFAQQGPRAICILSANGAVSTVTLRQPSTSGGTVTYEGRFEILCLSGSYLVTNNGGSQHRTGGLSASLASPDGRVIGGGIGGVLIAASPVQVIVGSFLWGGSKTKNKKVEGSDGARDDHQTVENPVSPPNVPPTQNLTPNSSVGLWPTPQPVDMRNAHMDIDLMRG
- the LOC126687239 gene encoding kiwellin-1-like — its product is MENQVISNILLISSVLILVFSFAASQSCSPSGAIRGTKPPPGQCNQENDSDCCVQGKMYTTFKCSPPVTGNTTATMTINSFAAGGDGGGPSECDNKYHSDDELVVALSTGWFNNMSRCLKYVNIHGNGKSVMAKVVDECDSTMGCDSDHDYQPPCPNNIVDASKAVWSGLGISDPDDVGSLDISWSDA